A single region of the Fimbriimonadaceae bacterium genome encodes:
- a CDS encoding TlpA family protein disulfide reductase, with protein MPHLKELHARYKDQGLVLIGVHSDKDTAKGRVVAEENKLPFLIAFDEPGELMKAFGCDSYPDYVVIDRKGIVRVVDLANAEVDRAIELLLKEKA; from the coding sequence ATGCCGCACCTGAAGGAGCTGCATGCACGTTACAAGGACCAAGGTTTGGTCCTTATTGGAGTCCACTCCGACAAAGACACCGCCAAGGGCAGAGTCGTTGCTGAGGAGAATAAACTTCCTTTCTTGATCGCCTTTGACGAGCCCGGCGAGCTTATGAAAGCCTTCGGGTGCGACTCTTACCCTGATTACGTGGTGATCGACCGCAAGGGAATCGTTCGCGTTGTCGACTTGGCCAATGCCGAGGTTGACCGAGCGATCGAACTGCTCCTCAAAGAGAAAGCTTAG
- a CDS encoding PTS ascorbate transporter subunit IIC — MSEKKILQLRLDKKLFDELQRLAEADFRSVNGEIEFALDEFIRKRRFEFKVRQISDDEDEDEE, encoded by the coding sequence ATGTCCGAAAAGAAAATCCTCCAGCTCAGGCTCGATAAAAAGCTCTTCGATGAGCTTCAGCGTCTCGCTGAAGCGGACTTTCGCAGTGTCAACGGGGAGATTGAATTCGCTCTGGATGAATTTATTCGCAAGCGAAGGTTTGAGTTTAAGGTGCGGCAGATATCGGATGATGAGGATGAGGACGAAGAGTAG
- a CDS encoding SPFH domain-containing protein translates to MTREKNIRALSGWLMLIVTLAVWAGFGYSMYALISSSTEQGGPGNTTGQYIMMFGTILVGIFLMPGFFVIQPNTSKVLTLFGKYVGTVRDDGFHWANPFYSKITLSLRAQTLNGDRLKVNDLVGNPVEIATIVVWQVEDTFKACFEVENYAQYVALQTETALRHSASSYPYDSEDDQISLMRNGEEVSAHLKDEVQDKLNRAGVKVLEARLSHLAYAPEIAGVMLRKQQAAAIIAARQRIVDGAVGMVEMALAHLAERNVIDLDNERKAAMVSNLMVVLCSESAAQPVLNTGSLYT, encoded by the coding sequence ATGACTAGAGAAAAAAACATTCGTGCCCTATCGGGCTGGCTTATGCTAATTGTCACCTTGGCGGTATGGGCAGGGTTCGGATATTCGATGTACGCATTGATCTCGTCATCGACTGAACAAGGCGGGCCGGGGAACACAACGGGCCAATACATCATGATGTTTGGGACCATATTAGTGGGCATCTTCCTGATGCCAGGCTTCTTCGTGATTCAGCCAAACACGAGCAAGGTCTTGACGCTTTTTGGAAAGTACGTCGGCACCGTACGCGACGATGGATTCCACTGGGCGAACCCGTTTTACAGCAAGATCACGCTTTCGCTGAGGGCGCAAACGCTTAATGGAGATCGCTTAAAAGTCAACGACCTGGTGGGCAACCCGGTCGAGATTGCGACGATCGTGGTCTGGCAAGTGGAAGACACGTTTAAGGCGTGCTTTGAGGTGGAGAACTATGCGCAATATGTGGCGCTGCAGACTGAGACCGCTTTGCGGCATTCGGCGTCGAGCTACCCATACGATTCCGAGGACGATCAGATTTCGCTTATGCGAAACGGAGAGGAGGTCTCTGCCCACCTCAAAGACGAGGTTCAGGACAAGCTCAACCGAGCTGGTGTGAAGGTGCTTGAAGCACGGCTGTCGCACCTGGCTTATGCTCCGGAGATTGCGGGCGTGATGCTGCGCAAGCAGCAGGCAGCGGCGATCATTGCGGCTCGCCAGCGGATTGTCGATGGCGCGGTGGGCATGGTCGAGATGGCGCTTGCTCATCTTGCCGAGCGCAACGTTATCGATCTCGACAACGAGCGCAAAGCGGCGATGGTGAGCAACCTGATGGTCGTTTTGTGCAGCGAGTCGGCAGCGCAGCCGGTTCTGAATACGGGGTCGCTGTATACGTAG
- a CDS encoding DUF4127 family protein, which yields MPKLRNSEGRYRVSFSTVMRAWAIAILACITTVAHAQRILLVPLDSRPAAGQFSQMIGRMASVEVQLPPYNLLGRYTEPGKPDLILDWLEQQDFKTVDAIVISVDMMAYGGLIQSRVDDTSLDVAQGRLKRLVDLKRKHPELRLYAFAAIMRLFPTSTRANASWRLNLGRYAELKERWVRTKDKAIKQRLDALSTKIPPLEIDRYERTRARNMTISKLLLQHSKAGIYDYLIFGQDDAQPFGPHIPEQQTLKAEVNRLQIGGLVYQCEGIDQHSNILLSRALLKIEGWVPRVRIVYSDEAGKKKVANYESKNVETSLRDQLFASGARPMLTNGSYDYTLYVNTPDPRPDRFQAFLKALDEEIDQSFPVAVADINLGHDGTADMRLFDTIWKNGRMVKLLSYAGWNTAGNTMGTSIPAANIYLLARRLQVDPLQREVAQREFLLHRYVNDFIYHKYIRPNAYSLIDSLPKASREETFGEEFEQVDALVRVSMAKELQRVYTEQFAGKTFFAGDSQYVFKGLSDMKIFLPWPRAYEVRLEFRMETEKLGG from the coding sequence ATGCCAAAACTGCGGAATAGCGAGGGCCGCTACCGGGTATCTTTCTCAACTGTGATGAGGGCATGGGCAATCGCCATTTTGGCGTGCATAACGACAGTCGCCCACGCTCAGAGAATCCTCCTTGTTCCGCTTGATAGCCGTCCGGCGGCAGGCCAATTCTCTCAGATGATCGGGAGGATGGCGAGCGTGGAGGTTCAGCTGCCGCCCTACAATCTTCTTGGCCGCTATACCGAGCCGGGGAAGCCCGATCTCATCTTGGACTGGCTAGAACAGCAAGACTTTAAGACCGTCGACGCGATTGTGATCAGCGTTGACATGATGGCCTATGGCGGACTGATTCAAAGCCGTGTTGACGACACCTCACTTGATGTGGCGCAAGGGCGGTTGAAGCGGCTTGTTGACCTCAAAAGAAAGCATCCCGAACTCCGGCTTTACGCTTTCGCGGCGATCATGCGGCTCTTTCCGACCTCTACCCGAGCCAACGCGAGTTGGCGCCTCAACCTCGGGCGCTATGCCGAGTTGAAGGAGCGCTGGGTTCGGACGAAGGACAAGGCGATCAAGCAGCGGCTTGATGCTCTCTCGACCAAGATTCCTCCCCTTGAGATCGACCGATATGAGCGCACACGCGCGCGAAACATGACGATCTCGAAGCTTCTGCTTCAGCATTCGAAGGCGGGGATTTACGACTATCTCATCTTTGGGCAGGACGATGCCCAACCGTTTGGCCCGCACATCCCCGAGCAGCAAACCTTGAAAGCAGAAGTCAACCGCTTGCAGATCGGAGGGCTCGTGTATCAGTGCGAGGGTATTGACCAGCACTCCAATATCCTTCTTAGCCGTGCCCTTCTCAAAATCGAGGGGTGGGTGCCCCGAGTGCGCATCGTCTACAGCGATGAAGCAGGAAAGAAAAAGGTCGCCAACTACGAATCCAAAAACGTTGAGACCTCTCTGCGCGACCAGCTTTTTGCGAGCGGAGCACGTCCGATGCTCACGAACGGCTCATACGATTACACGCTTTATGTGAACACCCCCGATCCTCGGCCTGACCGCTTCCAGGCGTTCTTGAAAGCTCTCGATGAGGAGATCGACCAAAGCTTCCCGGTTGCGGTCGCCGACATCAACCTTGGGCACGACGGCACCGCCGACATGCGGCTGTTTGACACGATCTGGAAGAACGGGCGAATGGTCAAACTGTTGAGCTATGCCGGTTGGAACACGGCGGGCAACACGATGGGAACCTCCATCCCGGCGGCGAACATCTATTTGCTGGCTCGGCGACTCCAGGTAGATCCTCTTCAGCGCGAAGTTGCGCAGAGGGAGTTCTTGCTTCATCGTTATGTGAACGACTTCATCTATCACAAGTACATCCGACCTAACGCCTATTCGCTGATCGACAGTTTGCCGAAGGCCAGTCGAGAAGAGACTTTTGGAGAGGAGTTTGAGCAGGTGGATGCGCTGGTGCGAGTGAGCATGGCGAAGGAGTTGCAGCGCGTCTATACCGAGCAGTTTGCGGGCAAAACTTTCTTTGCGGGGGACAGTCAGTACGTGTTCAAGGGCCTGAGCGATATGAAGATTTTTCTGCCGTGGCCCAGGGCGTACGAGGTGCGGCTGGAGTTTCGGATGGAGACGGAGAAGCTTGGCGGGTGA